Within the Candidatus Reidiella endopervernicosa genome, the region TGGGTTTCGAGTTGACGTAAACCGGACTTGTAGCCGTGGACACTCTGGTTAACCATGGTTTTGTGTTTTCAAGAGGGAAAAAGCCTATAAATAGTAGCGTGCATGTGGTGTGGTGATGAAATTGACATGTTCTGGCTAATTTGTTCATATGCTAACCTGATTTGCCTAATTACAATAGTTTTTACCAAGGGGGAATGTATGGTCAAGGATGTTATTCTGGATTCAAATAAATTACTGGGTTTTAAAATCTTGGGAAAGAGGGATTCGCTCGACGCTGTCGAATTTGGAGCCAAGATTGCAAAACCAGTCACTGCTAAAACCGCAATGGGCGCGAAGATCGGAAAGGCGCCACCAGCCCCTCAGCTTGGCGCAAAGATTGGTAAGGCTCCATCTTCAACCACTCTGCTCGGAGCGAAAATTGGTAAGGCACCTCTCTAGCAATTAAATTGGAAACAGTGTCAGAAATTGGCGTGCTACTTAATTAGCGGCTTATTACGGTAAGCACACAATAGTCGTCGTGATAGAGTAGGAACCGATCGCCTTACTGCGGTCGGTTTTTTTATGGTGAATGACTAATGACTATCCACTTCTCCTTCCTGCCCGATCCCATACGCGCCAGGGCTATTGACAGCAGAATGCGTCAAGGTTTGGCAGATAGCCTTAATTATGTCTCCGGTGAACTTGGCAAGCAGGTTGGAAAATCGCTCGATGGCGTGGATGAGTTGGTTGCTGCAACCAGTCGTGGTGCAGTCTATCCACCCTCTACTTTTGGACTCTATTACGAAATAGTTTCGGCTGTGATGGAGGATGGACATCAAGCGGCGGAAACTCTGATCAATGAGTTGCAGTCAGAACGTAAGCTGGACGGCAATGAATTAAATGTGACCACTCTGGGTGGGATTGAATCTATCTCAGTTCAGAAACGCTATCAGCGGTTAATGGATACTGATCCCAATACTCCCTTTACGATACTTTCACCTGCTGGTGAGGAGGCTGATGACCTTGTTTCTCAGTTCAAGTCTGGTCATAGACGGCTTCGTGAGACCATTCCAGTGCTGGCAGATGAGTTCGAGTCGTTGGTGAAAGAGGTGGTTCTGGTTGTCGGTGATGTCGAATCGAATGGGTATGACTTTGCCGGTGGTTCCAGTTATATGCTTTGGGGGGCGCTCTTTATCAATGCCGAGCGACATAAGAGCGATGTGGCCTTGATTGAAGCGATTGCACATGAGAGTGCGCATAGCTTTCTGTTTGGTATGACCTACGACGAACCGTTGGTCCTAAATGCGGATGACGAACTTCTTCAGTCGCCACTTCGCGATGATCCCCGACCAATGGATGGAATTTACCACGCGACCTTTGTATTGGCGCGCATGCACTGGGCAATGTCGGCATTGATCGATTCCGGGAAGCTACAAGGTATCGAATTGGATGAAGCAAAAGCGGCGCGGGAGCGTGATCGCATTAGCTTCTTTGATGGATACGGAACTGTTAGCGAATTCGCAAAGATGAGTGAGACAGGTCATGCGTTGATGGAAGGTGCGTACAGTTACATGGAGCCCTTCCAGTAGGATTGGTTGTTCAATGGGCAAACAGCGAATGTTGTGGAGAAACGGCCTGCCGTCGTTGCTTACCCGGCTGAAATAATGATGTGGCTGATCTCGCTAGGAGCGAGTACACGCAGTGGCGGTCCCCAGTAACCGGTTCCCCGACTGACAAAAATCTGTCTGCGTGCATCGTGTCGGTGCAGTCCGGCCAGATAGGGTTGATCGATCATCACCAGAAAGCCGAAGGGAAAGATCTGGCCTCCATGGGTGTGGCCGCTGAGCATCAGATCGAATTGATGCTCTTTGATCAGGTTAATCCCTTTGGGCTGGTGACAGAGCAGGATGGTCGGAATATTCGTATCAACACCATCAAACGCCCTATCAAAATCTAATGGCAGTGAACCAATGCGTTCGCCAATGACATCGTTTACCCCTACCAGATTAAACTGCTGGCCACTCTTCTCAATCACTTCGCTCTCATTAAGTAGCGGCCTGATGCCGAGTGTGCGTAGATATTCGATAACGGGTTCAGCGCCGTGGAAATATTCGTGGTTGCCGAGAATAAAGTAGCAGGGGCACTGTAGGCGTTGCAGCGGCTCAAGGTCCTGTCGGATATCCTCAAGTGGCAGATCGATTAGATCGCCGGTTATTACAACCATGTCGGGATGCAGTGCGTTGGTGCGCGCTACGGTCTCCTCTATAAAGCCCCGTTTTATCGTCCGTCCTACGTGTACGTCACTGAGTTGCACAATAGAGTAGTTGTCGATTGGGAAGTCTTTGATCTTTACCTCAACGCTGTTAATTCCTGGTGCCTTGATGCCCTGTGAAAATCCGCGTAACAGATAAGCAGTAGCGGCTATTAACATGGTGATGTCGAAGAGTATTTTGATGGTGCGACGGCGGCCCTGGTCGAAGGGAACCCGTCTCGAGGTGGTGATGGTCAGATCGTAGATCGTCGCGATGACAAAGAGCATGAAGGTGATGCCGATGAAGGCGCTGTTGATCATGTAGAGTAGAGGTGACTGGGCCAACAGGTCGAGTACACGGTCGAGCATGAAGAAAATTTCACCCGCCATCAGGGTGATGGGGATAATGGCAGCATATTGGCTGAAGTGGGGTGAGAGTTTTTTGAAAAAACGTCGATAGATATAGAAGTTAGCCGCTGCCATGACCAGCAGAAAGATAGAGGCAAAAATGATAAGTCGTAGTGGCATGGCGTGATTGGAGTCTTTTGTTGATTGGAGTGGGCGTGCTAGTTGTAGGGCGTTTGATCGGTGTCAGGTTCTACACCCGATGGTGACATTGGCGCAGTTGTCGACTAGCAGCCACCATCCCCGCCACCTCCACAGTCGCCACCACCCTCTCCGCCAGTGCTATCGCCGCCACCAAAGACAGAATCACTGCTAATAATGCCGTTGGCGTGGAGCCACCAGAAGAGATAGATAATGGAGGCGAGAAGTAAGAGCGGTGGCATAAGAGCCTTAAAGAGTGAGGTGCTACCGAGATCAAAAAAGTGGATGGTGGTGTAGCCAGCAGCAATGGCGATAAAACCCTGGAACCAGAAAAGATAGAGCAGACCGCCCAGAGCAGCCAGCGGGATCAGTAATGAGTAGAGCGGGTTGTCGGCACTAAAATCGCCATATATTGCAGCGACAACAATAAAAAAAATGGCCCAGAACTGTTTCATGATATCGGCTAGATATTGGTGTTCCAGAGCAGCTGTTTGATCAGGCTGTCAGACTGTTCTAGTCGTTGTGCGAGGATAAGTGCAATACGATGTAGTACCTTGAAGCCGATCTCTGCATCCTTAGTCAATATATTCATCAATGCTTCACCATTGATGCGAATCGCATCAACATCACCACGACATCTGACCGAGGCGGTACGTTTGCATCCGGTCAGTAGGGCAAGTTCACCGTAGAGGTCTTTATCTTCCTTTGAGAGCACCACCTCGCCGCTAATCATGTTGGTGTCGTTGGAGACGATCTCAACAGTGCCGGAGAGCAGCAGATAGAAGTCGCGGTCGATGTGCTCCCCTTCACAGATAAGGAACTCACCGTCGTTGAGTGCAACGATCGAGCAGCAAGGCATGATGCTTGCGATCTGGTCGGCGGATAGATCCTGAAAACAGCTCGAGTGCTCCAGCTCTTCAAACATGATCGACTCTCCCTCTGGTACATGACAATGGCTCGTGCTGCGAGCGCTTGTTGAATGGATGACTATAGCCGCGATTATCTAACCGTGCCTCCGCGAGATTTCAGGTAGCGGATCATTTCGGTTTTTTCGTGAGTGGTTGCCAGTCGTAGTGGGGTGGAACCCTTCTTGGTCAGTGCGTTTACATCGGCTCCGCGGGCGACCAGTAGCTTAGCGACATCGACATGGCCCTTAAACGCGGCCCAGTGGAGAGGGGTTGCACCTTCACTGTTGCGCGCATCGACCGGTTCTCCCGCTTTAATCAGGGCGATCACCTTGTTTGCATCGCCGCGCATGGCCGCATCGTGCAGTGGCGGCTCATCGTAGGGGCTAGGACCACAGGCGCTAAGCACCAGTGTTGTAAGCGTTATTAACAGGGTGCGAAGGACTCCCTGCATCGGTTTAGATGTTGCCTGACTGTTGGGTGACATCAACGTAGAGGGTCAACTTCTGCCCAGGCTGCAAATACTTCTTCTTGTTGATCTTATTCCAGCGCAGCAGATCCTTCACTGAGACGTTGAACTTGTTGGAGATGCGAGCCAGAGAGTCGCCACTTCGCACGGTATAACGTACCGAGCGGATGCTGGCTGGAGGGCGACCGTTGCTGCTGGCTACCTTGTTTGATGATTTTGGCTTAACCCAGACCACCAGCTTCTGGCCGAGACGCAGGGTGTCTCTGGGTGCCATGTTGTTCCACTTCGCCAGCGCACCTGAACTCACTCCATACTTGCGAGAGATGTCCCACAGAGTGTCACCCTTGCGAACGATATGGTGCTGCTTGGAACCTTTGCGTGGCCGATTTTGTTTACTTGCCAGACGCTGTTGGGCGCTGAGGGTGTAGTTGTTGAGTGAACGGGTAGCGACGGGAATGATCAGGTACTTGCCGGCGCGAATGTTGTTACCCTTGATGTCATTGACCTTGCGAATTAGGTCGACGCTGGTCGAGTGGCGTTTGGCGACCTTGCCCAGTACGTCGCCATTGGCGATCTTGTAACGTTTCCACTTGATCCGTTTCTCTTTCGGTAGCTTGGCCAGCTTGTCGCTGAACTGCGCGGCGCGATTGCTTGGAATCAGTAATTGATGGGGACCACTTGGGTCGGTTGCCCACTGGTTGTAGGCGGGATTGAACCAGTAGAGCTCATCCATGCTGAGTCCGGCGAGGTCGGCAGCGAGTGCCAGATCGATTTGACCACCCGTCTCGATAATCTCGAAGGCGGGTTTGTTGGCGACATTGGGCAGATCGATGTTGTAACGACTGGGGTTCTTGAGTACCGCACTGATAGCAAGCAGTTTGGGTACATAACCACGCGTCTCTTTCGGCAGGTCGAGGTTCCAGAAGTCGATCGGTTTACCTGCCTTGCGGTTCTTGCGTACCGCCTTATTCACGGTTCCGCCACCAGAGTTGTAGGCAGCGAGTGCTAGCAGCCAGTCGCCATCAAAGCGTCTGTGCAGCGACTGCAGGTAGTTGAGTGCGGCATCGGTTGAGGCGATGACGTCACGACGACCGTCGTACCACCAGTTCTGTTTCAGACCGAAGTGCTTGCCGGTGCCGGGGATGAACTGCCAGAGTCCGGCGGCACGACCGTGGGAGTAGGCAAAGGGATGGAAGGCGCTCTCGACAATGGGTAACAGTGCGATCTCATTCGGTATGCCGCGCTTTTCGGTCTGCTCCAGGATGTAGTGGAGATAACGATCGCCGCGATCGAGCACACGTTTGATATAGCTGGGGTGGCGCTGGTAGTAGCTAATTTCACTGCGCACACGTGACTGTTTCATGCTCGCATTGAGTGCGTAGCCGCTACGCAGGCGCGGCCAGATCGAAGGGCCACTGCGGGTAGCCTGTTTATATCGTGGCCTCGTCTCTGTTTTGAAAGCGGTGGTTGCAGGGATCTCGGTGCTGACGATCGGCTCACCCCTGGTCACCTGAAGTGCGGCGATCACCTCTTCGGAGAGGGGGATGGCACGGGTCTCGTTGCTGTTGGTCTGCGACTTGGAAGCGGCAACGGATGATTTCTGTTGTTGGCTGGCGCAGGCGGTAAGGAGCAGGGTGCTGAGCACCAGCAGGGTAATATTCTTGTTCATTGTTCTCTTAATCCAGTTCATCTTTCCATTGGCGCACAGTGGCAAAGACCTCAGCACCCGATTGTAACGAATGACCGGCGTGCTGTTCTGCGGCGGCGATCACAGTGTCGACATCGCTGCGCAGGAACGGGTTGGTCCGCTTCTCCAGGCCGATGGTCGAGGGGACTGTTGCCAAATCGTCGCTGCGTAGTCTATCAGTCTCGGCAACGCGTTGTTGCAGTTCGCTATTTTCTGGCTCGGCAACCAGGGCAAACTTGAGGTTGGCCTGGGTATATTCATGGGCGCAGTAGACCCGCGTCTCTTCGGGCAACGCAGCAAATCGACTCAGGGCCCGGTGCATCTGTTCAAAGGTGCCCTCGAAGAGGCGACCACAACCGCCGGTGAAGAGAGTGTCACCGCAGAAGAGCGCGTCGTGGCCGTAGTAGGCGATGTGCCCTCGGGTGTGACCGGGCACGTCCATAACGTTCAATGTGGTGTCGATCTGCTCGAGTATGACGTTGTCACCCTCACTCAGCGGCTGGGTGAGAGCGGGTATCCGTTCTCCCGCTGGGCCGTAGACCGGGATCTGATAGCGACTGACCAGCTCGGTGACCCCCCCGGTGTGGTCACCGTGGTGATGGGTGATCAGGATCGCAATCGGTTGAATGTTATGTGATTCCAGATGATCGATGACAGGATCTTCGTCACCGGGATCGACGATCGTCGCAAAACGGCGCTTCTC harbors:
- a CDS encoding aKG-HExxH-type peptide beta-hydroxylase codes for the protein MTIHFSFLPDPIRARAIDSRMRQGLADSLNYVSGELGKQVGKSLDGVDELVAATSRGAVYPPSTFGLYYEIVSAVMEDGHQAAETLINELQSERKLDGNELNVTTLGGIESISVQKRYQRLMDTDPNTPFTILSPAGEEADDLVSQFKSGHRRLRETIPVLADEFESLVKEVVLVVGDVESNGYDFAGGSSYMLWGALFINAERHKSDVALIEAIAHESAHSFLFGMTYDEPLVLNADDELLQSPLRDDPRPMDGIYHATFVLARMHWAMSALIDSGKLQGIELDEAKAARERDRISFFDGYGTVSEFAKMSETGHALMEGAYSYMEPFQ
- a CDS encoding metallophosphoesterase: MPLRLIIFASIFLLVMAAANFYIYRRFFKKLSPHFSQYAAIIPITLMAGEIFFMLDRVLDLLAQSPLLYMINSAFIGITFMLFVIATIYDLTITTSRRVPFDQGRRRTIKILFDITMLIAATAYLLRGFSQGIKAPGINSVEVKIKDFPIDNYSIVQLSDVHVGRTIKRGFIEETVARTNALHPDMVVITGDLIDLPLEDIRQDLEPLQRLQCPCYFILGNHEYFHGAEPVIEYLRTLGIRPLLNESEVIEKSGQQFNLVGVNDVIGERIGSLPLDFDRAFDGVDTNIPTILLCHQPKGINLIKEHQFDLMLSGHTHGGQIFPFGFLVMIDQPYLAGLHRHDARRQIFVSRGTGYWGPPLRVLAPSEISHIIISAG
- a CDS encoding cyclic nucleotide-binding domain-containing protein, with the protein product MFEELEHSSCFQDLSADQIASIMPCCSIVALNDGEFLICEGEHIDRDFYLLLSGTVEIVSNDTNMISGEVVLSKEDKDLYGELALLTGCKRTASVRCRGDVDAIRINGEALMNILTKDAEIGFKVLHRIALILAQRLEQSDSLIKQLLWNTNI
- a CDS encoding ankyrin repeat domain-containing protein, encoding MQGVLRTLLITLTTLVLSACGPSPYDEPPLHDAAMRGDANKVIALIKAGEPVDARNSEGATPLHWAAFKGHVDVAKLLVARGADVNALTKKGSTPLRLATTHEKTEMIRYLKSRGGTVR
- a CDS encoding lytic transglycosylase, translating into MNKNITLLVLSTLLLTACASQQQKSSVAASKSQTNSNETRAIPLSEEVIAALQVTRGEPIVSTEIPATTAFKTETRPRYKQATRSGPSIWPRLRSGYALNASMKQSRVRSEISYYQRHPSYIKRVLDRGDRYLHYILEQTEKRGIPNEIALLPIVESAFHPFAYSHGRAAGLWQFIPGTGKHFGLKQNWWYDGRRDVIASTDAALNYLQSLHRRFDGDWLLALAAYNSGGGTVNKAVRKNRKAGKPIDFWNLDLPKETRGYVPKLLAISAVLKNPSRYNIDLPNVANKPAFEIIETGGQIDLALAADLAGLSMDELYWFNPAYNQWATDPSGPHQLLIPSNRAAQFSDKLAKLPKEKRIKWKRYKIANGDVLGKVAKRHSTSVDLIRKVNDIKGNNIRAGKYLIIPVATRSLNNYTLSAQQRLASKQNRPRKGSKQHHIVRKGDTLWDISRKYGVSSGALAKWNNMAPRDTLRLGQKLVVWVKPKSSNKVASSNGRPPASIRSVRYTVRSGDSLARISNKFNVSVKDLLRWNKINKKKYLQPGQKLTLYVDVTQQSGNI
- the gloB gene encoding hydroxyacylglutathione hydrolase, which gives rise to MPIIDAISAFEDNYIWLIQDEKRRFATIVDPGDEDPVIDHLESHNIQPIAILITHHHGDHTGGVTELVSRYQIPVYGPAGERIPALTQPLSEGDNVILEQIDTTLNVMDVPGHTRGHIAYYGHDALFCGDTLFTGGCGRLFEGTFEQMHRALSRFAALPEETRVYCAHEYTQANLKFALVAEPENSELQQRVAETDRLRSDDLATVPSTIGLEKRTNPFLRSDVDTVIAAAEQHAGHSLQSGAEVFATVRQWKDELD